A section of the Pan paniscus chromosome 7, NHGRI_mPanPan1-v2.0_pri, whole genome shotgun sequence genome encodes:
- the SLC45A4 gene encoding solute carrier family 45 member 4 isoform X1 gives MKMAPQNADPESMQVQELSVPLPDPQKAGGAEAENCETISEGSIDRIPMRLWVMHGAVMFGREFCYAMETALVTPILLQIGLPEQYYSLTWFLSPILGLIFTPLIGSASDRCTLSWGRRRPFILALCVGVLFGVALFLNGSAIGLALGDVPNRQPIGIVLTVLGVVVLDFSADATEGPIRAYLLDVVDSEEQDMALNIHAFSAGLGGAIGYVLGGLDWTQTFLGSWFRTQNQVLFFFAAIIFTVSVALHLFSIDEEQYSPQQERSAEEPGALDGGEPHGVPAFPDEVQSEHELALDYPDVDIVRSKSDSALHVPDTALDLEPELLFLHDIEPSIFHDASYPATPRSTSQELAKTKLPRLATFLKEAAKEDETLLDNHLNEAKVPNGSGSPTKDALGGYTRVDTKPSATSSSVRRRRHAFRRQASSTFSYYGKLGSHCYRYRRANAVVLIKPSRSMSDLYDMQKRQRQRHRHRNQSGATTSSGDTESEEGEGETTVRLLWLSMLKMPRELMRLCLCHLLTWFSVIAEAVFYTDFMGQVIFEGDPKAPSNSTAWQAYNAGVKMGCWGLVIYAATGAICSALLQKYLDNYDLSVRVIYVLGTLGFSVGTAVMAMFPNVYVAMVTISTMGIVSMSISYCPYALLGQYHDIKQYIHHSPGNSKRGFGIDCAILSCQVYISQILVASALGGVVDAVGTVRVIPMVASVGSFLGFLTATFLVIYPDVSEEAKEEQKGLSSQLAGEGGAGGNSEKPTVLKLTRKEGLQGPVETESVTPAGIDVCQISSHWLVPQLLESIFLYDYFRKKIFFSTMWFS, from the exons GCCTTCCGGAGCAGTACTACAGCCTCACCTGGTTCCTGAGCCCCATCCTTGGCCTCATCTTCACACCTCTCATTGGGTCTGCGAGTGACCGGTGCACCCTGAGCTGGGGCCGCCGGCGGCCCTTCATCCTCGCCCTCTGCGTTGGCGTCCTCTTTGGCGTTGCACTTTTCCTTAACGGCTCTGCCATCG GTCTGGCCCTCGGCGATGTCCCCAACCGGCAGCCCATCGGCATCGTGCTCACGGTACTGGGGGTGGTGGTCCTGGACTTCAGCGCCGATGCCACCGAGGGGCCCATCCGCGCCTATCTGCTGGACGTGGTGGACAGCGAGGAGCAGGACATGGCCCTAAACATCCACGCCTTCTCTGCCG GCCTCGGCGGAGCCATCGGCTACGTGCTGGGTGGGCTGGACTGGACCCAGACCTTCCTGGGCAGCTGGTTCCGGACCCAGAACCAGGTGCTCTTCTTCTTCGCCGCCATCATCTTCACGGTGTCCGTGGCCCTGCACCTGTTCAGCATCGACGAGGAGCAGTACAGCCCGCAGCAGGAGCGCAGCGCTGAGGAGCCCGGCGCCCTGGACGGGGGCGAGCCGCACGGCGTCCCTGCCTTCCCGGACGAGGTACAGTCGGAGCACGAGCTGGCCCTGGACTACCCGGACGTGGACATCGTGCGCAGCAAAAGCGACTCGGCGTTGCACGTGCCGGACACCGCGCTGGACCTGGAGCCCGAGCTGCTGTTCCTGCACGACATCGAGCCCTCCATCTTCCACGACGCCTCCTACCCCGCCACCCCCCGCAGCACCAGCCAGGAGCTCGCCAAGACCAAGCTGCCCCGCCTGGCCACCTTCCTCAAGGAAGCCGCCAAGGAGGACGAGACCTTGCTGGATAATCACTTGAATGAAGCTAAAGTCCCAAACGGAAGTGGCTCCCCCACAAAGGACGCCCTCGGCGGCTACACCAGGGTGGACACGAAGCCCTCGGCCACGTCGAGCTccgtgcggcggcggcggcacgCGTTCCGCAGGCAGGCCTCCAGCACCTTCTCCTACTACGGCAAGCTCGGGTCCCACTGCTACCGCTACCGGCGCGCCAACGCCGTGGTGCTGATCAAGCCGTCGCGCAGCATGAGCGACCTGTACGACATGCAGaagcggcagcggcagcggcacCGGCACCGGAACCAGAGCGGGGCCACCACCTCCAGCGGGGACACCGAGAGTGAGGAGGGGGAGGGCGAGACCACCGTGCGCCTGCTGTGGCTCTCCATGCTGAAGATGCCCAGGGAGCTGATGCGGCTGTGCCTCTGCCACCTCCTCACCTGGTTCTCTGTCATCGCCGAGGCCGTGTTCTACACCGACTTCATGGGCCAGGTCATCTTCGAAGGCGACCCCAAG GCCCCCTCCAACTCGACCGCCTGGCAAGCCTACAACGCCGGGGTCAAGATGGGCTGCTGGGGCCTGGTCATTTATGCTGCCACTGGTGCTATTTGTTCAG CCCTGTTACAGAAGTACTTGGACAACTACGACCTGAGTGTCAGGGTGATCTACGTGCTGGGGACGCTGGGCTTCTCTGTCGGCACAGCCGTGATGGCCATGTTTCCCAACGTCTACGTCGCCATGGTCACCATCAGCACCATGGGCATCGTCTCCATGAGCATCTCCTACTGCCCGTACGCCCTGCTGGGCCAGTACCATGACATCAAGCAG TACATCCACCACAGCCCCGGGAACTCCAAGCGAGGGTTTGGCATAGATTGCGCCATCCTGTCCTGCCAAGTGTACATCTCGCAGATCCTGGTGGCCTCTGCCCTTGGGGGCGTGGTCGACGCCGTGGGGACTGTCCGTGTCATCCCCATGGTGGCCTCTGTGGGCTCTTTCCTGGGCTTCCTGACGGCCACATTCCTGGTGATCTATCCCGACGTGTcagaggaggccaaggaggagcaGAAAGGCCTGTCTTCCCAGTTGGCTGGCGAAGGCGGGGCCGGCGGGAACAGCGAAAAGCCCACCGTGCTGAAGCTCACGCGGAAGGAGGGCCTGCAGGGACCGGTGGAGACGGAGTCCGTG ACGCCTGCAGGTATTGACGTCTGTCAGATCTCGTCACATTGGCTGGTGCCGCAGCTGTTGGAGagtatttttctttatgattattttagaaaaaaaattttcttttccacaatgtGGTTCTCTTAG
- the SLC45A4 gene encoding solute carrier family 45 member 4 isoform X5 yields the protein MALNIHAFSAGLGGAIGYVLGGLDWTQTFLGSWFRTQNQVLFFFAAIIFTVSVALHLFSIDEEQYSPQQERSAEEPGALDGGEPHGVPAFPDEVQSEHELALDYPDVDIVRSKSDSALHVPDTALDLEPELLFLHDIEPSIFHDASYPATPRSTSQELAKTKLPRLATFLKEAAKEDETLLDNHLNEAKVPNGSGSPTKDALGGYTRVDTKPSATSSSVRRRRHAFRRQASSTFSYYGKLGSHCYRYRRANAVVLIKPSRSMSDLYDMQKRQRQRHRHRNQSGATTSSGDTESEEGEGETTVRLLWLSMLKMPRELMRLCLCHLLTWFSVIAEAVFYTDFMGQVIFEGDPKAPSNSTAWQAYNAGVKMGCWGLVIYAATGAICSALLQKYLDNYDLSVRVIYVLGTLGFSVGTAVMAMFPNVYVAMVTISTMGIVSMSISYCPYALLGQYHDIKQYIHHSPGNSKRGFGIDCAILSCQVYISQILVASALGGVVDAVGTVRVIPMVASVGSFLGFLTATFLVIYPDVSEEAKEEQKGLSSQLAGEGGAGGNSEKPTVLKLTRKEGLQGPVETESVTPAGIDVCQISSHWLVPQLLESIFLYDYFRKKIFFSTMWFS from the exons ATGGCCCTAAACATCCACGCCTTCTCTGCCG GCCTCGGCGGAGCCATCGGCTACGTGCTGGGTGGGCTGGACTGGACCCAGACCTTCCTGGGCAGCTGGTTCCGGACCCAGAACCAGGTGCTCTTCTTCTTCGCCGCCATCATCTTCACGGTGTCCGTGGCCCTGCACCTGTTCAGCATCGACGAGGAGCAGTACAGCCCGCAGCAGGAGCGCAGCGCTGAGGAGCCCGGCGCCCTGGACGGGGGCGAGCCGCACGGCGTCCCTGCCTTCCCGGACGAGGTACAGTCGGAGCACGAGCTGGCCCTGGACTACCCGGACGTGGACATCGTGCGCAGCAAAAGCGACTCGGCGTTGCACGTGCCGGACACCGCGCTGGACCTGGAGCCCGAGCTGCTGTTCCTGCACGACATCGAGCCCTCCATCTTCCACGACGCCTCCTACCCCGCCACCCCCCGCAGCACCAGCCAGGAGCTCGCCAAGACCAAGCTGCCCCGCCTGGCCACCTTCCTCAAGGAAGCCGCCAAGGAGGACGAGACCTTGCTGGATAATCACTTGAATGAAGCTAAAGTCCCAAACGGAAGTGGCTCCCCCACAAAGGACGCCCTCGGCGGCTACACCAGGGTGGACACGAAGCCCTCGGCCACGTCGAGCTccgtgcggcggcggcggcacgCGTTCCGCAGGCAGGCCTCCAGCACCTTCTCCTACTACGGCAAGCTCGGGTCCCACTGCTACCGCTACCGGCGCGCCAACGCCGTGGTGCTGATCAAGCCGTCGCGCAGCATGAGCGACCTGTACGACATGCAGaagcggcagcggcagcggcacCGGCACCGGAACCAGAGCGGGGCCACCACCTCCAGCGGGGACACCGAGAGTGAGGAGGGGGAGGGCGAGACCACCGTGCGCCTGCTGTGGCTCTCCATGCTGAAGATGCCCAGGGAGCTGATGCGGCTGTGCCTCTGCCACCTCCTCACCTGGTTCTCTGTCATCGCCGAGGCCGTGTTCTACACCGACTTCATGGGCCAGGTCATCTTCGAAGGCGACCCCAAG GCCCCCTCCAACTCGACCGCCTGGCAAGCCTACAACGCCGGGGTCAAGATGGGCTGCTGGGGCCTGGTCATTTATGCTGCCACTGGTGCTATTTGTTCAG CCCTGTTACAGAAGTACTTGGACAACTACGACCTGAGTGTCAGGGTGATCTACGTGCTGGGGACGCTGGGCTTCTCTGTCGGCACAGCCGTGATGGCCATGTTTCCCAACGTCTACGTCGCCATGGTCACCATCAGCACCATGGGCATCGTCTCCATGAGCATCTCCTACTGCCCGTACGCCCTGCTGGGCCAGTACCATGACATCAAGCAG TACATCCACCACAGCCCCGGGAACTCCAAGCGAGGGTTTGGCATAGATTGCGCCATCCTGTCCTGCCAAGTGTACATCTCGCAGATCCTGGTGGCCTCTGCCCTTGGGGGCGTGGTCGACGCCGTGGGGACTGTCCGTGTCATCCCCATGGTGGCCTCTGTGGGCTCTTTCCTGGGCTTCCTGACGGCCACATTCCTGGTGATCTATCCCGACGTGTcagaggaggccaaggaggagcaGAAAGGCCTGTCTTCCCAGTTGGCTGGCGAAGGCGGGGCCGGCGGGAACAGCGAAAAGCCCACCGTGCTGAAGCTCACGCGGAAGGAGGGCCTGCAGGGACCGGTGGAGACGGAGTCCGTG ACGCCTGCAGGTATTGACGTCTGTCAGATCTCGTCACATTGGCTGGTGCCGCAGCTGTTGGAGagtatttttctttatgattattttagaaaaaaaattttcttttccacaatgtGGTTCTCTTAG